In Rosa chinensis cultivar Old Blush chromosome 1, RchiOBHm-V2, whole genome shotgun sequence, a genomic segment contains:
- the LOC112182006 gene encoding cytochrome P450 CYP82D47 isoform X1, translated as MEFLLPFSICDPTTILAFLLFLFSSVWISKYLQKNTAKNKGPPEVAGTWPILGHLPLLRGPQPPHIILANMADKYGPLFTIKLGVHRALIVSSWDVAKECFTTNDKAFVNRPKALSPEILGYDYAMFGFSPYGPYWRQVRKIATLHILSNHKLELLKHVRETEVKVSTKHIFDMWQRNKGVSNKVLVDMKRWFTDLTLNVMFRMVVGKRLLGATTAQEKEKNESFRKVLRDFFILAGEFVISDAVPYLRWLDLGGYEKAMKKTAKELDGAAQKWLEEHKHRRSTNSVDNCEPDFMDMMLTVLDDDSIEEFAGSITADTINKATCLAVLLGGTETSSVTLIWALSLLLNNPKVLKKAQLELDNHVGRERQVNESDVKNLVYLQAIIKETLRLYPAAPLSVPHESSEDCTIGNYHVSSGTRLLINLSKLQRDPNVWLDPCLFQPERFLTTHKNVDVRGQSFEFIPFGSGRRICPGISLALHVTQLALAHLLHGFEIATPSDEPVDMGESSGITNMKTSPLEVLLTPRLHPKLYESVD; from the exons ATGGAGTTTCTGCTTCCATTTTCCATTTGTGATCCAACTACCATCTTAGCATTTTtactatttcttttctcttccgtATGGATATCAAAATACTTGCAGAAAAACACAGCAAAGAACAAAGGACCCCCAGAAGTGGCTGGTACATGGCCAATACTTGGCCACCTTCCTCTCTTAAGAGGGCCTCAACCGCCCCACATAATCCTAGCGAACATGGCTGACAAGTACGGACCGCTCTTCACTATCAAGCTTGGTGTGCACCGAGCTCTTATTGTAAGCAGTTGGGATGTGGCTAAAGAGTGTTTCACCACTAATGATAAAGCTTTTGTCAACCGCCCGAAAGCTTTAAGCCCGGAGATTTTGGGGTACGACTATGCCATGTTCGGTTTTAGCCCTTACGGACCTTACTGGCGCCAGGTGAGAAAGATAGCCACGCTGCACATCCTCTCCAACCACAAGTTGGAGTTGCTCAAGCACGTCCGGGAAACGGAGGTGAAGGTGTCTACGAAACATATATTTGATATGTGGCAGCGAAACAAAGGTGTCTCAAATAAGGTACTGGTAGACATGAAGAGGTGGTTTACAGACTTAACTTTAAATGTCATGTTCAGGATGGTTGTTGGAAAGCGACTTCTTGGGGCTACCACGGCGCAAGAGAAGGAAAAGAACGAAAGCTTTCGAAAGGTGTTGAGGGATTTTTTTATATTAGCTGGTGAATTTGTAATCTCAGATGCAGTTCCATATCTTAGGTGGTTGGATTTGGGAGGTTATGAGAAGGCCATGAAGAAGACGGCTAAAGAACTCGATGGTGCGGCTCAAAAATGGTTAGAAGAGCATAAGCACAGGAGAAGTACTAATTCTGTGGATAATTGTGAGCCTGACTTCATGGATATGATGCTTACTGTCCTTGATGATGATAGTATAGAAGAGTTTGCTGGTTCAATTACTGCTGATACAATTAACAAAGCTACATGCCTG GCGGTTCTTCTAGGAGGGACAGAAACCTCATCAGTGACATTAATCTGGGCTCTTTCTTTATTGCTCAACAATCCTAAAGTCCTGAAGAAGGCTCAACTTGAGTTAGACAACCATGTTGGTAGGGAAAGGCAAGTGAATGAATCAGATGTGAAGAATCTAGTCTACCTCCAAGCCATTATCAAGGAAACCTTGCGGCTATACCCTGCTGCACCTCTCTCAGTACCACATGAATCCAGCGAAGACTGCACAATAGGTAACTATCATGTAAGCTCAGGCACGCGTCTTCTTATCAACCTTTCAAAGCTTCAACGCGATCCAAATGTCTGGCTCGATCCTTGTCTATTCCAACCAGAAAGGTTTCTTACAACTCACAAGAACGTTGATGTTAGGGGCcagagttttgaatttataccATTTGGAAGTGGTAGACGAATATGTCCAGGAATCTCTCTCGCACTTCACGTTACTCAACTTGCACTGGCTCATTTGCTGCATGGGTTTGAAATTGCAACTCCATCTGATGAACCAGTTGACATGGGTGAGAGTTCAGGAATAACAAATATGAAGACCAGCCCTCTGGAGGTCCTTCTCACCCCACGCCTACATCCTAAACTTTATGAAAGTGTTGACTAG
- the LOC112182003 gene encoding cytochrome P450 CYP82D47, which translates to MEFLLPSSICALTTFLALVLFLFSFVWISKYSQKNTAKSRGPPEAAGAWPILGHLPLLGGPQPPHITLGNMADKYGPLFTIKLGVHRALVVSSWDVAKECLTTNDKAFANRPKALYSEIMGYDYAMFGLGPYGPYWRQVRKITTLHILSNHKLELLKHVRETEVKVSTKHIFDMWERNKGVSNNVLVDLKRWFADLTLNVMFRMVIGKRLLGATTAQEKEENESFQKVLREFFILGGQFVISDAVPYLRWLDLGGYEKAMKKTAKELDGAAQKWLQEHKHKRSTNSVRHDCEPDFMDMMLSVLDDDSTEEFAGSITADTINKATCLAVLLAGTDTSSVTLTWALSLLLNNPEVLKKAQLELDSHVGRERQVNESDVKNLVYLQAIIKETLRLYPAAPLLLPHESREDCTIGNYHVSSGTRLLINLSKLQRDPNVWLDPCLFQPERFLTTHKNVDVRGQSFEFIPFGSGRRICPGISLALHVTQLALAHLLHGFEIATPSDEPVDMGESSGLTNLKTTPLEVLLKPRLHPKLYENVD; encoded by the exons ATGGAGTTTCTGCTTCCATCATCCATTTGTGCTCTAACTACCTTCTTAGCATTGgtgctttttcttttctcttttgtaTGGATATCAAAATACTCGCAGAAAAACACAGCAAAAAGTAGAGGTCCCCCGGAAGCGGCTGGTGCATGGCCAATACTCGGCCATCTTCCCCTCTTAGGAGGGCCTCAACCGCCCCACATAACCCTAGGGAACATGGCTGACAAGTACGGACCGCTCTTCACCATCAAGCTTGGTGTGCACCGAGCTCTTGTTGTTAGCAGTTGGGATGTGGCTAAAGAATGTCTCACCACTAATGATAAAGCTTTTGCCAACCGCCCGAAAGCTTTATACTCAGAGATTATGGGGTACGACTATGCCATGTTCGGTCTTGGCCCTTACGGACCTTACTGGCGCCAGGTGCGAAAGATAACCACGCTGCACATCCTCTCCAACCACAAGTTGGAGTTGCTCAAGCACGTCCGGGAAACGGAGGTGAAGGTGTCTACGAAACATATATTTGATATGTGGGAGCGAAACAAAGGTGTCTCAAATAATGTGCTGGTGGACTTGAAGAGGTGGTTTGCAGACTTAACTTTAAATGTCATGTTCAGGATGGTTATTGGAAAGCGACTTCTTGGGGCTACCACGGcgcaagagaaggaagagaacgAAAGCTTTCAAAAGGTGTTGAGGGAGTTTTTTATATTAGGTGGTCAATTTGTAATCTCAGATGCAGTTCCATATCTTAGGTGGTTGGATTTGGGAGGTTATGAGAAGGCCATGAAGAAGACGGCTAAAGAACTCGATGGTGCGGCTCAAAAATGGTTACAAGAGCATAAGCACAAGAGAAGTACTAATTCTGTGCGACATGATTGTGAGCCTGACTTCATGGATATGATGCTTTCTGTCCTTGATGATGATAGCACAGAAGAGTTTGCTGGTTCAATTACTGCTGATACAATTAACAAAGCTACATGCCTG GCGGTTCTTCTAGCAGGGACAGACACCTCCTCAGTGACATTAACCTGGGCTCTTTCTTTATTACTCAACAATCCTGAAGTCCTGAAGAAGGCTCAACTTGAGTTGGACAGCCATGTTGGTAGGGAAAGGCAAGTGAATGAATCAGATGTGAAGAACCTAGTCTATCTCCAAGCCATTATCAAGGAAACATTGCGGCTATACCCTGCTGCACCTCTCTTATTACCACATGAATCCAGAGAAGACTGCACAATAGGTAACTATCATGTAAGCTCAGGCACGCGTCTTCTTATCAACCTTTCAAAGCTTCAGCGCGATCCAAATGTCTGGCTTGATCCTTGTCTATTCCAGCCAGAAAGGTTTCTTACAACTCACAAGAATGTTGATGTTAGGGGCcagagttttgaatttataccATTTGGAAGTGGTAGACGAATATGTCCAGGAATCTCTCTCGCACTTCACGTTACTCAACTTGCACTGGCTCATTTGCTACACGGGTTTGAAATTGCAACTCCATCTGATGAACCAGTTGATATGGGTGAGAGTTCAGGACTAACAAATTTGAAGACCACCCCACTGGAAGTCCTTCTCAAGCCACGCCTACATCCTAAACTATATGAAAATGTTGACTAG